From the Acidilutibacter cellobiosedens genome, one window contains:
- a CDS encoding RpnC/YadD family protein, translating to MHSPQWIISCNLNKQIEVLLTYLYQCQKIIHPDKKDVRTDKRVVHPNCQAVCLKEFIKMINNQRSCCFKIFVISEKSAKLIGVYVEIIYYMDWVKSIYPEESEVAMTLVEKLRKEGEERELLKGMEKGLELGTRQSKIEVARKLVKMDMKLEQIVYITGLPYEEVKKIAKKME from the coding sequence ATGCATTCGCCGCAGTGGATTATATCCTGTAACTTAAACAAACAGATCGAAGTACTGCTGACTTATTTATATCAATGCCAAAAAATAATTCATCCCGATAAAAAGGATGTTCGTACCGATAAAAGGGTTGTTCATCCCAATTGCCAGGCAGTTTGTTTGAAAGAGTTTATTAAAATGATAAATAATCAAAGAAGTTGCTGTTTTAAGATTTTTGTTATTTCTGAAAAGTCAGCAAAGTTAATCGGAGTTTATGTTGAAATAATATATTACATGGATTGGGTTAAAAGTATTTATCCGGAAGAAAGTGAGGTAGCGATGACTTTAGTCGAAAAGCTCAGGAAAGAAGGAGAAGAAAGAGAACTTTTAAAAGGAATGGAGAAAGGGTTGGAACTGGGAACAAGACAGAGTAAGATAGAAGTAGCAAGAAAATTAGTTAAAATGGATATGAAGTTAGAACAAATAGTATATATAACGGGATTACCATATGAAGAAGTAAAAAAAATAGCAAAGAAAATGGAATAA
- a CDS encoding flavodoxin family protein encodes MKVVAFNGSPNEKGNTYYAIKMVLEELEKEGIETEIVHIGGKPIRGCIGCEKCRKNKDEKCILPDDGVNECIQKMKGADGILLGSPVYYSSIAGTMKCFLDRTFYVAGGNNRMLRHKVGASVVAVRRCGGMPTFNQLNNYIGYSEMLMPDSNYWNVIYGEEPGEVLRDKEGMQIMRVLGKNMAWLMKLVENGKGRVKEPEAEGKLSMNFIR; translated from the coding sequence ATGAAAGTTGTGGCTTTTAACGGAAGCCCTAATGAGAAGGGAAATACTTATTATGCAATAAAAATGGTTTTGGAAGAGCTTGAAAAGGAAGGCATAGAAACGGAAATAGTTCATATAGGCGGAAAACCAATCAGAGGATGTATTGGCTGTGAGAAATGCAGAAAAAACAAGGACGAAAAGTGTATTCTTCCTGATGATGGAGTAAATGAATGTATTCAAAAGATGAAAGGAGCAGATGGGATACTTTTAGGTTCTCCCGTTTATTATTCATCAATTGCAGGTACTATGAAATGCTTTTTGGACAGAACTTTTTATGTTGCAGGTGGGAATAACAGGATGTTGAGACATAAGGTCGGAGCATCGGTTGTTGCGGTAAGGCGCTGTGGCGGGATGCCGACCTTTAACCAATTAAATAATTATATTGGATATTCGGAGATGTTAATGCCGGATTCAAATTATTGGAATGTTATTTATGGGGAAGAGCCCGGAGAGGTTTTACGAGATAAAGAGGGTATGCAGATAATGAGAGTTCTCGGGAAAAATATGGCATGGCTTATGAAATTAGTTGAAAACGGAAAGGGAAGAGTTAAGGAACCGGAGGCAGAAGGGAAACTATCTATGAATTTTATTCGTTAG
- a CDS encoding M20 metallopeptidase family protein, translated as MDIKSRAMDIKDWVIGIRRDFHMHPELGFEEYRTRDKIIENLKEIGIEYRIVANTGVVGIIRGKEGGKTVALRADMDALPIKEKNDVLYKSKVEGKMHACGHDAHSAILLGVSRILNDIKDELKGNVKLFFQPAEETTGGAKPMIEQGVLENPKVDGIFGLHVDNGLDAGQIGIRYGQMNAASDMIKIIIEGKNSHGAYPDLGVDAIAIAAYVITAIQTIISRNTDPRNSGVISLGVINGGYAGNIIADRVEIEGIVRTLDEETRERTIERIKNIVEKVAESMGGKGEIKRRKSYNALINDDKMVDIIKQSGEGFLEKKNVIKIKYPSFGVEDFSFFSEKCSGGFFLLGSKNEEKNIVYRNHTPKFDIDEDCLVYGVMVQVQNVLNFLNRN; from the coding sequence ATGGATATAAAGAGCAGAGCTATGGATATAAAGGATTGGGTCATAGGTATAAGAAGAGATTTTCATATGCACCCGGAGTTAGGGTTTGAAGAATACAGGACCAGAGATAAAATAATAGAAAATTTAAAAGAAATCGGTATAGAATATAGAATAGTTGCCAACACAGGAGTTGTAGGAATTATAAGAGGAAAGGAAGGAGGAAAAACTGTTGCTTTAAGAGCAGATATGGATGCCCTTCCCATAAAGGAGAAAAATGATGTTTTATACAAATCAAAAGTTGAAGGAAAGATGCATGCTTGCGGCCATGACGCTCATAGTGCCATATTATTGGGAGTGAGCAGAATATTAAACGATATAAAGGATGAACTAAAAGGAAATGTTAAATTATTTTTTCAACCTGCCGAAGAAACGACAGGCGGTGCAAAGCCCATGATAGAACAAGGAGTATTGGAAAACCCAAAGGTAGACGGAATATTTGGACTTCATGTAGATAACGGATTGGATGCGGGACAGATAGGAATAAGATACGGTCAAATGAATGCTGCATCGGATATGATTAAAATAATAATAGAAGGTAAAAACAGCCACGGAGCATATCCTGATTTGGGAGTAGATGCTATAGCTATTGCTGCTTATGTAATAACCGCAATTCAAACTATCATAAGCAGAAATACCGATCCCAGAAATTCAGGAGTAATTTCTCTCGGCGTTATTAATGGAGGATATGCAGGTAATATTATAGCTGATAGAGTTGAAATTGAAGGAATAGTCAGGACATTAGATGAGGAGACGAGAGAAAGGACTATAGAAAGAATTAAAAATATAGTTGAGAAAGTAGCTGAAAGTATGGGAGGAAAAGGAGAAATCAAAAGGAGAAAAAGTTATAATGCTTTGATTAATGATGATAAAATGGTAGATATCATAAAGCAAAGCGGAGAAGGATTTCTTGAAAAGAAAAATGTGATAAAAATAAAATATCCCAGTTTCGGGGTGGAGGATTTTTCATTTTTCTCGGAAAAATGCAGCGGAGGTTTTTTCCTTCTTGGTTCTAAAAATGAAGAAAAAAATATTGTATATAGAAATCATACCCCTAAATTTGATATAGATGAAGATTGTCTTGTTTATGGGGTAATGGTTCAAGTGCAAAATGTTTTAAATTTTTTAAATAGAAATTAA
- a CDS encoding potassium channel family protein, whose amino-acid sequence MKVIVVGLGRMGIGLSLDLVKKGHQVTVIDLNPETFKKLGKNFNGLKIAGIGFDRDVLKKAKIDQVDAIVACTASDEANVVIARIAKNIYRVPYVIARLYDPRKADIYHRIGIQTISTTTWGIERASEILSYRQLDSVYEIGNGNVNIVRVEVPSLLVNRTVNDLTVIGEIHMVAINRNNKTFIPTTGTKLNAEDILYISVISSAANKLRSMLGLI is encoded by the coding sequence ATGAAAGTTATTGTAGTAGGTTTAGGAAGAATGGGTATAGGCCTGTCACTTGATCTTGTAAAAAAAGGTCATCAGGTAACAGTGATTGACTTGAACCCTGAAACTTTTAAAAAGTTGGGGAAAAATTTTAACGGCTTGAAAATAGCCGGTATCGGCTTTGACCGAGATGTATTAAAAAAAGCTAAAATAGACCAAGTAGATGCTATAGTAGCATGTACGGCAAGCGACGAAGCAAATGTTGTTATTGCAAGGATAGCAAAAAATATTTATCGTGTGCCTTATGTGATTGCACGGCTCTATGATCCCAGAAAGGCGGATATTTATCATCGAATAGGGATTCAAACCATTTCTACGACAACTTGGGGAATTGAAAGGGCATCAGAGATTTTATCATATCGTCAATTAGACAGCGTATATGAAATAGGAAATGGGAATGTGAATATAGTACGCGTTGAAGTACCGTCTCTGTTAGTTAATCGTACCGTAAATGATTTAACGGTTATTGGTGAAATCCATATGGTTGCCATTAATCGTAATAATAAAACTTTTATTCCAACAACCGGGACCAAGTTGAATGCAGAAGATATCCTCTATATTTCGGTCATTTCTTCTGCCGCTAATAAATTGAGATCAATGTTGGGATTAATATAA
- a CDS encoding potassium channel family protein has product MKVIIVGGGQVGAYLASLLSSNGHEIRIIENRENIYKNLQKELPNEMLIFGNGSDPEVMEKAGIDSADVVAAVTGADETNLVISTLAKMEFGIPKVVARVNNPKNAWLFNSTMGVDIGVNQAELISYFVVEEMNMKDMFTILKLGRGDYSIVQMKVQKNAKAADQLLKNLSISSKTVLIAIIRNESVLIPKGNTQILADDGILALTDENGRKELKKIFS; this is encoded by the coding sequence GTGAAAGTCATAATTGTAGGTGGAGGTCAAGTCGGAGCCTACCTTGCCTCCTTATTATCATCTAATGGTCATGAGATACGTATAATTGAAAATCGTGAAAATATATATAAAAATTTGCAGAAGGAACTGCCTAATGAAATGCTGATTTTCGGCAATGGTTCGGATCCTGAAGTAATGGAAAAAGCAGGCATTGATTCGGCTGATGTAGTAGCTGCCGTTACCGGAGCTGATGAAACTAATTTGGTGATTTCTACTCTTGCCAAAATGGAGTTCGGCATACCAAAGGTAGTTGCCCGCGTTAACAATCCTAAAAATGCTTGGCTGTTTAACAGTACAATGGGTGTGGATATAGGCGTTAACCAAGCAGAACTGATATCGTATTTCGTGGTAGAAGAAATGAATATGAAGGATATGTTTACGATTTTAAAGCTCGGCCGCGGAGATTATTCCATAGTTCAAATGAAAGTTCAAAAAAATGCTAAGGCTGCCGACCAATTGTTAAAAAATCTGTCTATTTCGAGTAAAACGGTACTTATTGCGATTATCCGAAATGAATCCGTATTGATTCCAAAGGGAAACACACAAATTTTAGCTGATGATGGTATATTGGCATTGACAGACGAAAATGGCCGTAAAGAATTGAAGAAAATTTTCAGCTAA
- the istA gene encoding IS21 family transposase, translated as MIKLNQKQKIILKHIDGMSNRSIASELHMSKDTVNKYVNEYENQKQELLAKNPETDTKELIQAIVEKPKYNSENRGPNKVTSEMIEVIEECLKVNEWKRANGMSKQQMRKIDIHEYLLKKNFNISYSSVKRLVKTIEDRHREAFIRQEYVLGDVCEFDWGTAKLDIGGEGYKAYQMAVFTPAKSGIRYSMLFKSQDTPAFQQSHAEFFSFCKGNFRTMVYDNMRVAVKKFVGLFEKEPTKALTELSIYYGFNFRFTNIAKGNEKGHVERSVEYVRRKVFSEPGNDKFDTLAEANKFLFEECMKLNNKETSNGLVPMEIFKEEQKHLFPNLPKFESSIYSENRVDKYSTVTVSQNHYSVPDTLVGKMVKVKMFTDKIIIYYDNSIVAKHDRSFKLHDWKIEIHHYLRTLHKKPGALKGSTALLQTDTQIKYIYEQYYTKDAKTFLQVLEIIYEKGIHAVTEALRELEKLSPMDMSADKVKVICESRKEKEICVTVPLNDHLTEKSRSTLSIYDKLAALQSRKLNKEAV; from the coding sequence GTGATAAAATTGAATCAAAAACAAAAAATCATACTTAAACATATTGACGGTATGAGCAATCGAAGCATTGCCAGTGAGCTTCACATGAGCAAGGATACTGTAAATAAATATGTAAATGAGTATGAAAATCAAAAGCAAGAACTTTTAGCAAAAAATCCTGAAACAGATACAAAAGAATTAATTCAAGCAATTGTTGAAAAACCAAAATACAATTCTGAAAACAGAGGGCCAAACAAGGTAACATCTGAGATGATTGAAGTAATTGAAGAATGCTTAAAGGTTAATGAATGGAAGCGTGCTAACGGTATGTCAAAGCAGCAAATGAGAAAAATTGATATTCATGAATACTTGTTAAAGAAAAATTTTAATATTAGTTATTCATCAGTTAAAAGATTAGTTAAAACAATCGAGGATAGGCATCGTGAAGCTTTCATAAGACAAGAATATGTTCTTGGAGATGTATGTGAATTTGACTGGGGTACGGCAAAATTAGATATAGGGGGAGAAGGATATAAAGCTTATCAAATGGCAGTTTTTACTCCTGCTAAAAGCGGAATCAGATATTCAATGCTTTTTAAATCTCAAGATACTCCAGCATTTCAACAATCACATGCAGAATTTTTCTCATTTTGCAAAGGTAATTTTAGAACAATGGTCTATGATAATATGAGGGTTGCAGTTAAGAAATTTGTTGGATTGTTCGAAAAAGAGCCAACAAAAGCATTGACAGAATTATCAATATACTATGGATTCAACTTTAGGTTCACGAATATTGCAAAAGGCAATGAAAAGGGCCACGTTGAGAGAAGTGTAGAATATGTTAGAAGAAAAGTATTCAGTGAGCCGGGTAATGACAAATTCGACACTCTTGCAGAAGCAAACAAGTTTCTTTTTGAAGAATGTATGAAGCTTAATAATAAAGAAACATCTAACGGATTGGTGCCGATGGAAATCTTTAAAGAAGAGCAAAAACACTTGTTTCCTAACTTACCTAAGTTTGAAAGCAGTATTTATTCAGAAAACCGTGTTGACAAATATTCGACCGTAACGGTAAGTCAAAATCATTATTCTGTGCCGGATACATTAGTTGGTAAAATGGTAAAAGTGAAGATGTTTACAGATAAGATAATTATCTACTACGATAACAGCATTGTAGCTAAACATGACCGCAGTTTTAAACTGCATGACTGGAAAATTGAGATTCATCATTATCTTAGAACTCTACATAAAAAACCAGGTGCCCTCAAAGGAAGCACAGCACTGCTCCAAACGGACACCCAGATCAAATATATCTATGAACAGTATTATACCAAAGATGCCAAGACATTTCTACAAGTTTTAGAAATTATTTATGAAAAAGGAATCCATGCTGTGACAGAAGCTTTAAGGGAACTTGAAAAACTGTCACCAATGGATATGAGTGCTGATAAGGTTAAGGTGATTTGTGAAAGTAGAAAGGAAAAAGAAATTTGCGTTACTGTTCCATTAAATGATCATCTAACTGAAAAATCAAGGAGCACATTATCGATTTATGATAAACTTGCAGCACTCCAATCAAGAAAGCTTAACAAGGAGGCTGTATAG
- a CDS encoding SDR family oxidoreductase — protein sequence MNKNKVTIITGGSGGIGKAVAIKLAEEGGKIVIFSRNEEKVKRAVEDIVRKTGNNRIEYILCDLSSFKSIRRAAKEFKERNGRLDVLINNAGMNQLERKITEDGYEMQFQVNYLSQFLLTNLMLDLLIKSTPSRIINVSSAMHKYGKINFGDINFNRGYSKYKAYTQSKLAVIFFTESLSEKLADKGVSVNALHPGLVRTEIGINRENGNGKFIRRLKNPFAIPPEKGCETLVYLACSPEVEKITGKYFIRKKIKRTSNLSHDKEIADKLWQLSVDATGADIII from the coding sequence GTGAATAAAAATAAGGTGACAATTATTACTGGAGGAAGCGGAGGCATTGGAAAGGCTGTTGCAATAAAGTTGGCAGAAGAAGGCGGGAAGATAGTCATATTTTCTCGAAATGAAGAAAAAGTAAAAAGAGCAGTTGAGGATATAGTAAGAAAAACGGGCAATAATAGGATAGAATATATATTATGTGATTTGAGCAGTTTTAAAAGTATAAGAAGAGCTGCTAAAGAATTTAAAGAGCGGAATGGGAGGCTGGATGTTCTCATTAATAACGCCGGAATGAATCAGCTGGAACGAAAGATAACAGAAGACGGATATGAGATGCAGTTTCAAGTGAATTATTTAAGTCAATTTCTTCTTACAAATCTTATGCTGGACTTGTTAATTAAAAGTACACCTTCAAGGATAATAAACGTTTCATCGGCTATGCATAAATACGGAAAAATTAATTTTGGTGATATTAACTTTAATAGGGGATATTCCAAATATAAAGCCTATACCCAATCAAAATTAGCAGTTATATTTTTTACCGAAAGCCTTTCAGAAAAGTTGGCCGATAAAGGAGTTTCTGTTAATGCCCTCCACCCCGGACTTGTAAGGACAGAAATAGGAATTAATAGGGAAAATGGTAATGGTAAGTTTATAAGGAGATTGAAAAATCCCTTTGCTATACCGCCGGAAAAAGGTTGTGAGACCTTAGTATATTTAGCATGTTCTCCGGAGGTCGAGAAAATTACGGGGAAATATTTTATAAGAAAGAAAATAAAAAGGACTTCAAATCTCTCCCACGACAAAGAAATAGCCGATAAATTGTGGCAACTTAGCGTTGATGCTACAGGAGCGGATATAATAATATGA
- a CDS encoding phospho-sugar mutase — protein sequence MNYIDKYKSWLKEDYFDKNTKEELLSIKDNAKEIEDRFYTDLSFGTAGLRGKIGAGTNRMNKYTVSLATQGLADTIAGFGEEAKKMGVAIAYDIRHYSKDFATEASLVLAANGIKVYLFEDIAPTPELSFAIRRLKTLSGIVITASHNPKDYNGYKVYWKEGSQILDNIAEKILKNIKAIKSFKDIKTMSKEEALGKGLLNIIGKEVEDEYIENVLRLSLNDNIDKNINIIYTPLNGTGNRPVREVLKEREFKNIFVVPEQENPDPDFTTVGYPNPENPKVFDYAQKLGKEVDGDILIATDPDCDRVACMVKNKEGEYVFLNGNQTGALLVNYILSSRSRKNTIPQNGVIVKSIVTGDLSRRISEKYNVETIETLTGFKHICSKANEFDITKEHTFIFGFEESIGYVYGTMVRDKDGVISSMLISEMAAYYKKEGKTLLDVLEELYREFGYYKEKLISIVLEGLEGKEKFESIMKEIRENPITQIGDKKLIMTMDYLNGEIKDLEKGIVEETHMPKSNVLKYKFDDGSWYAIRPSGTEPKIKIYIYSTGKSENHSNENISLIERKIMDRIKK from the coding sequence TTGAATTACATAGATAAGTATAAATCATGGTTAAAAGAAGATTATTTTGATAAAAATACCAAAGAAGAACTTTTATCTATTAAAGATAATGCTAAGGAAATAGAAGATCGGTTTTATACGGATTTAAGTTTTGGAACTGCAGGGCTTAGGGGAAAAATCGGAGCCGGAACAAATAGAATGAATAAATATACCGTATCTTTAGCAACTCAAGGATTAGCGGATACTATAGCTGGTTTTGGGGAAGAAGCAAAAAAAATGGGAGTTGCAATAGCCTATGATATCAGACATTATTCTAAAGATTTTGCAACAGAAGCCTCTTTGGTTTTAGCCGCTAACGGAATCAAAGTATATCTATTTGAGGATATAGCTCCTACGCCGGAACTTTCCTTTGCAATAAGGAGACTTAAGACATTATCCGGAATAGTCATTACGGCAAGTCATAATCCTAAGGATTACAATGGGTACAAGGTATATTGGAAAGAAGGCTCTCAAATACTTGATAATATAGCCGAGAAAATACTAAAAAATATTAAGGCTATAAAAAGTTTTAAAGATATTAAGACTATGAGTAAGGAAGAAGCCCTGGGTAAAGGACTTTTAAATATAATAGGGAAGGAAGTAGAAGATGAATACATAGAAAATGTATTAAGATTGTCTCTTAATGACAATATAGATAAAAATATAAATATTATATATACTCCGTTAAACGGCACCGGCAACAGACCTGTAAGAGAAGTATTAAAAGAGAGAGAATTTAAAAATATATTTGTAGTGCCGGAACAGGAGAATCCTGACCCTGACTTTACTACAGTCGGTTATCCCAATCCTGAGAATCCCAAGGTATTCGATTACGCTCAAAAATTGGGTAAAGAAGTAGACGGAGATATATTAATAGCAACAGATCCTGATTGTGACAGGGTTGCATGCATGGTTAAAAATAAAGAGGGAGAATATGTATTTTTGAACGGAAATCAAACAGGAGCTCTTTTGGTAAACTATATTTTATCATCACGAAGTAGGAAAAATACAATTCCTCAAAATGGAGTGATAGTAAAATCAATAGTTACGGGAGATTTAAGCAGAAGAATTTCAGAGAAGTACAATGTGGAAACCATAGAAACTTTAACGGGGTTTAAACATATATGCAGCAAAGCCAACGAATTTGATATAACTAAGGAACATACTTTTATATTTGGGTTTGAGGAGAGTATAGGATATGTGTATGGAACGATGGTAAGAGATAAAGACGGAGTTATTTCTTCCATGCTTATATCAGAGATGGCCGCTTATTATAAAAAAGAAGGCAAAACCTTGCTGGATGTGTTGGAAGAGTTATATAGGGAATTTGGATATTACAAAGAAAAACTGATATCTATAGTATTGGAAGGATTGGAAGGTAAAGAAAAATTTGAAAGTATAATGAAAGAAATCAGAGAAAATCCCATTACTCAAATCGGAGACAAAAAACTCATTATGACTATGGATTATTTAAATGGAGAGATTAAAGACTTAGAGAAAGGGATTGTAGAGGAAACTCATATGCCAAAATCAAATGTACTTAAATATAAATTTGATGACGGCAGCTGGTATGCGATAAGGCCTTCGGGAACGGAACCCAAAATCAAAATATATATTTATTCTACAGGTAAAAGCGAAAACCATTCGAATGAGAACATATCCCTTATTGAAAGAAAGATTATGGATAGAATTAAAAAATAA
- a CDS encoding NUDIX hydrolase, which yields MIHKLNELKSYKFVVIISRFKGKWLLSRHKGRNSWETQGGHIEKEEAPLDAAKRELFEESGAIEFSIKPVFDYWAGDEISGANGMVFFADIVKLGNMPESEMEEVNSFDKLPKDLTYPDITPKLFEHIENMGK from the coding sequence ATGATACATAAATTAAATGAGCTTAAAAGTTATAAATTTGTTGTGATTATATCTCGGTTTAAGGGAAAATGGCTTCTGAGCAGACACAAAGGCAGAAATTCCTGGGAAACTCAAGGAGGACATATAGAAAAAGAGGAAGCGCCCTTAGATGCCGCAAAACGTGAATTATTTGAGGAATCCGGAGCAATTGAATTTTCTATAAAGCCGGTTTTTGATTATTGGGCAGGGGATGAGATATCCGGGGCAAATGGAATGGTTTTCTTTGCCGACATTGTTAAATTAGGTAATATGCCTGAGAGTGAAATGGAGGAAGTAAACTCATTTGATAAACTCCCAAAGGATTTAACTTATCCCGATATAACTCCTAAGCTTTTCGAACATATAGAGAATATGGGAAAATAA
- a CDS encoding PstS family phosphate ABC transporter substrate-binding protein, whose translation MKKRHGIFLCILFMLSLLLAGCKEDEDTKSIKPSEEGIAVSNTGLELGLTSENYPSIDGSTSTLPLVQEIYKAMVVPTGEGEEWLNLPQTPSKTVPSYKKLIAGEVDMIFVPYASQDILKEAKTQEVKLEFFPVSTEALIFITSNDNTAQNITEEQVRNIYIDYAIDNWKEIGGPDKELIPLCRNADSGSQSQLDNLILKGQPMNERIKENFVELTMDGLLEQVAFYHNVSEKECFGLGYTLYHYLQNVDGITGIGEKLRILNYEGIPATSETIKDGSYPLVSNYYAVVRKDLPKDHAARKIIEWLKTDDGGKCIRRSGLYPVT comes from the coding sequence ATGAAAAAGCGGCATGGAATATTTCTATGTATCTTATTTATGCTATCTTTATTGTTAGCTGGCTGTAAGGAAGATGAAGATACCAAATCGATAAAGCCATCAGAAGAAGGTATAGCTGTTAGTAATACAGGTTTAGAGCTTGGACTCACGTCGGAAAATTACCCTTCTATAGATGGTTCAACTTCTACTCTGCCTCTTGTACAGGAAATCTACAAAGCTATGGTTGTACCAACCGGAGAAGGAGAAGAGTGGTTGAATTTACCTCAAACCCCATCGAAAACAGTACCTTCCTATAAAAAATTAATTGCCGGAGAAGTAGATATGATATTTGTTCCTTATGCTTCCCAGGATATTTTAAAAGAAGCGAAAACTCAAGAGGTGAAATTGGAATTTTTTCCCGTATCGACAGAAGCTTTGATTTTCATTACAAGTAATGATAATACAGCACAAAATATCACTGAAGAACAGGTACGCAACATTTATATTGATTATGCAATAGATAACTGGAAAGAAATAGGAGGGCCAGACAAGGAACTGATACCCTTATGCAGGAACGCAGACAGCGGCAGTCAGTCTCAGCTTGACAACCTGATCTTAAAAGGTCAACCTATGAATGAACGGATCAAAGAGAATTTTGTGGAACTTACTATGGATGGTCTGCTGGAACAAGTGGCTTTTTATCATAATGTCTCTGAAAAAGAATGTTTTGGATTGGGCTATACTTTGTATCACTATCTGCAAAATGTAGACGGGATTACCGGCATCGGCGAAAAATTGAGAATCTTAAATTATGAGGGCATTCCCGCTACTTCGGAAACCATTAAAGATGGCAGCTACCCTTTAGTTTCAAATTATTATGCGGTCGTAAGAAAAGATTTGCCTAAAGATCATGCAGCACGTAAAATAATTGAATGGCTGAAAACAGATGACGGGGGAAAATGCATTCGCCGCAGTGGATTATATCCTGTAACTTAA